Proteins encoded within one genomic window of Vespula vulgaris chromosome 16, iyVesVulg1.1, whole genome shotgun sequence:
- the LOC127069648 gene encoding signal recognition particle 14 kDa protein, producing MVFLENDTFLVELTRLFDKSRLSGSVMLTIKRFNGHNKPVPRKGRPPLSTPSEFLCLVRATFRSKKISTIIHSKDVNKFQQAYWNLLKTNINGLKKLKKVKSAKPKVH from the exons ATGGTTTTTTTGGAAAATGACACG ttCTTAGTGGAGCTCACAAGGTTGTTTGATAAATCAAGGTTATCTGGCTCTGTAATGCTCACTATTAAAAGGT TTAATGGACACAATAAACCTGTACCTAGAAAGGGCAGACCACCATTATCAACACCAAGTGAATTTCTTTGTCTTGTGCGAGCTACCTTCCGCAGCAAAAAAATTTCGACCATT ATACATTCCAAAGACGTTAATAAGTTCCAGCAGGCATATTGGaatcttttaaaaacaaatataaatggcctgaaaaagttaaaaaaagtaaaatcagCAAAACCTAaagttcattaa
- the LOC127069637 gene encoding dnaJ homolog subfamily C member 10-like, which translates to MFKYVIIFLIIITLILAEDYYDLLGISRVADQREIRKAFKTIAVTQHPDKNKDDPKAHEKFIRLTTAYEVLKDPELRKKYDLYGEKGLENINTRPNYHSWNYYKYNFGIYDDDPQVVTLNKNDYFENVLNSDKMWLVNFYSPMCSFCHHLAPMWRKIAEELEGVIKVGAVNCEDDFQLCHQIGIAAYPSLFYIAKNSTNGKLYTGERTHEAIIDFVLNKLDINIPEISSSDWKLFIKDNELIKKPTLVFTYKNNKECLTSNDLLKVGAIFDKTLNIRLLRCKKNECNDISDNTCAILLPIKNEKTWLPILFENVDNIKDLVEKVLEQLPEPKSLSDDEFEEIRRHLRKKPGMGWLICFYIGHSTELDLILKKLPNIINTINLGKINCGKYGHFCNILNINRYPMWGVLKSGGAFELSHGKNTIHDIAKFTTSSIKAENLWALSADKVLSILQRNNVKEVWFLDWYAPWCPPCMQFLSELRKASMQFNTSVVHFGTIDCTVHSTICRQYNIRSYPTAMLINGSKTYQFTAQKTSANIIQFINDIQNPSVIQISAKNFHQYLDKEKDKTLWVIDYFVGWCAPCQHLASEWTAVAKVLRILPFVKIGSIDCELENALCRSQEVGSYPTIRLYPRERKHLNKAIKYDGSHNMLHILKWISKYFPTKVYDLDPTSLRKKVFSGKNVWLVDFFAPWCDHCQTLDPHISIAAQLFNNRVYFGRLNCNLYPTQCSQAAVKAYPTLIIYDRKYDIKDIDKGFKITAISSEMIKEKVLNFLNSNNKNKHDEL; encoded by the exons at gtttaaatatgtaataatttttttaataataattactctaATATTGGCTGAAGATTATTATGATCTTCTTGGAATAAGTAGGGTTGCGGATCAAAGAGAAATCCGAAAGGCTTTCAAAACAATTGCAGTTACTCAACAtcctgataaaaataaa gaTGATCCAAAAGCACACGAAAAGTTTATTAGATTAACAACAGCTTATGAAGTATTAAAAGATccagaattaagaaaaaaatatgatcttTATGGAGAAAAAGGACTTGAGAATATCAATACAAGGCCAAATTATCATTCttggaattattataaatacaattttggAATTTATGATGATGATCCACAAGTTGTGACTCTTAACAAAAACGATTATT TTGAAAATGTATTGAATTCGGATAAAATGTGGTTGGTGAATTTTTATTCGCCGATGTGTAGCTTTTGCCATCATTTAGCACCAATGTGGCGAAAGATAGCTGAAGAACTTGAAGGAGTTATAAAAGTAGGAGCAGTTAATTGCGAAGATGATTTTCAACTTTGTCATCAAATTGGAATAGCAGCttatccttctttattttatattgcaaAG AACTCAACAAATGGGAAATTATATACAGGAGAAAGAACGCACGAAGCAATAATagattttgtattaaataagTTGGATATTAATATTCCTGAGATAAGTTCATCAGATTggaaactttttataaaagataatgaacTTATTAAAAAACCCACACTTGTATTTACttacaaaaataacaaagaatgtTTGACATCTAACGATCTTCTTAAAGTTGGTGCTATTTTT gataaaacattaaatattcGACTACTTCGTTGCAAGAAAAATGAATGCAATGATATTTCTGATAACACTTGTGCGATTCTTTTgccaataaaaaatgaaaaaacctGGCTACCAATATTATTTGAGAATgtagataatataaaagatttagTAGAAAAAGTTTTAGAACAATTACCGGAACCAAAGAGTCTTAGTGACGATGAATTTGAG GAAATAAGAAGACATCTTAGAAAAAAGCCAGGGATGGGTTGGCtcatatgtttttatataggACATTCAACTGAAttagatttaatattaaagaaacttcctaatattattaatactattaatcTAG gTAAAATTAATTGTGGAAAGTATGGACATTTTtgcaatatattaaatataaaccGGTATCCAATGTGGGGTGTTCTTAAGTCTGGAGGAGCATTTGAATTAAGTCATGGAAAAAATACTATTCACGATATCGCGAAATTTACTACAAGTAGTATTAAAGCTGAAAATCTATGGGCTTTATCTGCCGATAAAGTATTATCTATATTACAGAGAAATAAtg ttaaaGAAGTTTGGTTTCTTGATTGGTATGCACCATGGTGTCCTCCATGTATGCAGTTTTTATCAGAACTTCGTAAGGCATCTATGCAATTCAATACATCAGTAGTACATTTTGGTACGATTGATTGCACTGTACATTCTACAATTTGTCGACAATACAACATACGTTCTTATCCAACTGCGATGCTTATAAATGGAAGTAAAACATATCAATTTACAGCACAAAAAACATCAgctaatataatacaatttataaatgaCATACAAAATCCATCAG ttatacaAATATCTGCTAAGAATTTTCATCAATATcttgacaaagaaaaagataagacaTTATGGGtaattgattattttgttGGATGGTGTGCACCTTGTCAACATTTAGCATCAGAATGGACTGCTGTTGCTAAAGTCTTGCGTATTCTACCTTTTGTAAAAATAGGCAGTATTGATTGTGAGTTAGAAAATGCTTTATGCAGGTCACAAGAAGTTGGAAGCTATCCTACTATACGATTGTATCCAAGAGAACGCAAACATTTGAATAAAGCAAT aaaatacgaTGGATCACATAACATGTTGCACATATTAAAATGgatatctaaatattttccaacaAAGGTGTATGATTTAGATCCAACCAGTTTacgaaaaaaagttttttctgGAAAGAATGTGTGGCTTGTAGATTTTTTTGCACCTTGGTGTGATCATTGTCAAACATTAGATCCACATATTTCAATTGCTGCACAG TTATTTAACAACAGGGTATATTTTGGACGACTTAATTGCAATCTTTATCCGACACAGTGTTCACAAGCAGCCGTGAAAGCGTATCcgacattaattatttacgatcgaaagTATGACATAAAGGATATTGACAAGGGTTTTAAAATTACGGCAATATCATctgaaatgataaaagaaaaagtattaaattttttaaattctaacaataaaaataaacatgatgaattataa